One stretch of Corvus hawaiiensis isolate bCorHaw1 chromosome 1, bCorHaw1.pri.cur, whole genome shotgun sequence DNA includes these proteins:
- the JMJD4 gene encoding 2-oxoglutarate and iron-dependent oxygenase JMJD4, with translation MLLQRSSFSLPFPVTFHTFRASNPKFFFAFPSTVFWDNTHSKLPWLRQEFFFFFAFPACMDRATFARSTAFFRDSGNSSPASAALPGGRVDFIDKAESFTYSDFFRDYLLPNHPCVFSAKFTEDWSSRRTWVTCHGKPNFEHLLQEFGEAVVPVANCDLKEYNSNPKEQLPFKEFVEYWREYIGSGYRSSRGCLYLKDWHLSRAFPELDVYSTPVYFSSDWLNEYWDAVAVDDYRFVYMGPKGSWTPFHADVFRSYSWSANICGRKRWLLYPAGHEEFLKDCHGNLPFDVTAPDLRDKRIYPRYSQSQPPLEIIQESGEIVFVPSGWHHQVYNLEDTISINHNWVNGCNVAVMWSFLQDELAAVQREISRWKDPVDERHLQCQLIMKSCTGIDYKEFYNFLKVIAENRVSLLEKGLDEESSSRNASKAAISTLGMLHAVFDLKRTVKVLSSLSANEDFHKLDLTSLSPSPEALLQRLEAAIDAALL, from the exons ATGCTCCTGCAGcgctcctccttttccctcccttttcctgtgACTTTTCACACCTTTCGAGCCTCAAATCCCAAATTTTTTTTCGCTTTCCCGAGCACCGTTTTTTGGGATAACACCCACTCCAAACTTCCTTGGCTCCgccaggaatttttttttttttttgcttttccagcctgcATGGACAGGGCAACTTTTGCCCGTTCCACCGCTTTTTTCCGGGATTCTGGGAATTCCTCTCCAGCTTCCGCAGCTCTTCCCGGGGGCCGGGTGGATTTTATCGACAAAGCCGAGTCCTTCACGTACTCGGATTTTTTCCGGGATTATCTCCTGCCCAACCATCCCTGCGTCTTCTCGGCCAAGTTCACCGAGgactggagcagcaggaggactTGGGTGACGTGCCATGGGAAGCCCAACTTCGAGCATCTCCTGCAGGAATTCG GAGAAGCCGTGGTCCCCGTTGCCAACTGTGACCTCAAGGAATACAATTCCAACCCCAAGGAGCAGCTGCCCTTCAAGGAATTCGTGGAATATTGGCGGGAATACATCGGCAGCGGCTATCGCTCCTCCCGGGGCTGCCTCTACCTCAAGGACTGGCACCTGAGCAG agctttcccagagctggatgtttACAGCACTCCCGTGTATTTTTCCTCGGATTGGCTCAACGAGTATTGGGATGCGGTGGCTGTGGATGATTATAGGTTCGTCTACATGGGACCCAAGGGCTCCTG gaCCCCGTTCCACGCCGACGTCTTCCGCTCCTACAGCTGGTCCGCCAACATCTGCGGGAGGAAGCGCTGGCTGCTCTATCCCGCGGGCCACGAGGAATTCCTGAAGGATTGCCACGGGAATCTTCCTTTCGACGTGACGGCTCCGGATCTTCGGGATAAGCGGATTTATCCCCGTTacagccagagccagcccccTCTGGAAATTATCCAGGAATCTGGAGAGATCGTCTTCGTTCCCAGCGGATGGCACCATCAGGTTTATAACCTG gaaGACACCATTTCCATCAACCACAACTGGGTCAACGGCTGCAACGTGGCCGTCATGTGGAGCTTCCTGCAGGATGAGCTGGCGGCCGTCCAGCGGGAAATCAGCCGCTGGAAAGATCCCGTGGATGAGCGGCACCTCCAGTGCCAG CTGATCATGAAATCCTGCACCGGCATCGACTACAAGGAATTCTACAACTTCCTCAAAGTCATCGCCGAGAACCGCGTCTCCCTCCTGGAGAAGGGCCTGGACGAGGAATCCTCCTCCCGCAACGCTTCCAAAGCCGCCATCTCCACCTTGGGAATGCTGCACGCCGTGTTCGACCTCAAGAGGACGGTGAAGGTGCTGAGCTCGTTAAGCGCTAACGAGGATTTCCACAAGCTGGATCTcacttccctctctccttctcccGAGGCTCTGCTCCAGCGCCTGGAAGCCGCCATCGACGCGGCCCTGCTCTGA
- the LOC125327615 gene encoding uncharacterized protein LOC125327615 translates to MGSPSSSRWNSGPLDTPRQQWAAQAHPDGIPALWISRGSNGQPKLIPMEFWISRGSNGQPKLIPMEFWISRGSNGQPKLIPMEFWISRGSNGQPKLIPMEFWISRGSNGQPKLIPMEFRPFGYPEAAMGSPSSSRWNSVPRISRGSNGQPKLIPMEFWIPRGSNGQPKLIPMEFWISRGSNGQPKLIPMEFWISRGSNGQPKLIPMEFWISRGSDGQPKLIPMEFRPFGYPEAAMGSPSSSRWNSGYPEAAMGSPSSSRWNSGYPEAAMGSPSSSRWNSGPLDIPRLLPGKRHWNPEFSIPRAWIFPLEIPPPPVPALPSVAPGFSGFFWDFPLKFHWQRGVD, encoded by the exons ATGGGCAGCCCAAGCTCATCCCGATGGAATTCCGGCCCTTTGGATACCCCGAGGCAGCAATGGGCAGCCCAAGCTCATCCCGATGGAATTCCGGCCCTTTGGATATCCCGAG GCAGCAATGGGCAGCCCAAGCTCATCCCGATGGAATTCTGGATATCCCGAGGCAGCAATGGGCAGCCCAAGCTCATCCCGATGGAATTCTGGATATCCCGAGGCAGCAATGGGCAGCCCAAGCTCATCCCGATGGAATTCTGGATATCCCGAG GCAGCAATGGGCAGCCCAAGCTCATCCCGATGGAATTCTGGATATCCCGAG GCAGCAATGGGCAGCCCAAGCTCATCCCGATGGAATTCCGGCCCTTTGGATACCCCGAGGCAGCAATGGGCAGCCCAAGCTCATCCCGATGGAATTCTGTCCCTCGGATATCCCGAGGCAGCAATGGGCAGCCCAAGCTCATCCCGATGGAATTCTGGATACCCCGAGGCAGCAATGGGCAGCCCAAGCTCATCCCGATGGAATTCTGGATATCCCGAG GCAGCAATGGGCAGCCCAAGCTCATCCCGATGGAATTCTGGATATCCCGAGGCAGCAATGGGCAGCCCAAGCTCATCCCGATGGAATTCTGGATATCCCGAGGCAGCGATGGGCAGCCCAAGCTCATCCCAATGGAATTCCGGCCCTTTGGATACCCCGAGGCAGCGATGGGCAGCCCAAGCTCATCCCGATGGAATTCTGGATACCCCGAGGCAGCAATGGGCAGCCCAAGCTCATCCCGATGGAATTCTGGATACCCCGAGGCAGCAATGGGCAGCCCAAGCTCATCCCGATGGAATTCCGGCCCTTTGGATATCCCGAGGCTCCTTCCTGGGAAGCGCCACTGGAATCCGGagttttccattccaagggccTGGATTTTCCCCTTGGAGATCCCCCCACCCCCTGTTCCTGCTTTGCCTTCCGTGGCACCCGGATTCTCCggatttttctgggattttcccCTTAAATTCCATTGGCAGCGAGGTGTTGATTAG